One Entomomonas asaccharolytica DNA segment encodes these proteins:
- the serS gene encoding serine--tRNA ligase encodes MLDSKLVRTQPQEVAKRLATRGFTLDVEKIEALEEQRKTVQIKTEQLQADRNARAKTIGQAKQRGEDITPLLNEVDQLGAELESSKRELETIQTEFDAILLNIPNLPDESVPVGTDEEENIEVRRWGTPKTFDFEIKDHVDLGSKYGWLDFEAAVKLSGARFAVLKGPIARLHRALAQFMINLHTSEHGYEEAYTPYLVQATALQGTGQLPKFEEDLFKLPREDAADLYLIPTAEVTLTNLVAGEILDAKQLPIKLVAHSPCFRSEAGASGKDTRGMIRQHQFDKVEMVRIVEPATSMQALEELTANAEKVLQLLELPYRVITLCTGDMGFGAVKTYDIEVWVPSQDKYREISSCSNCGDFQARRMLARYRNPETNKPELVHTLNGSGLAIGRTLVAVLENYQQEDGSIVVPEVLRPYMGGVEVIN; translated from the coding sequence ATGCTTGATTCAAAATTGGTAAGAACCCAACCTCAAGAAGTAGCTAAACGACTAGCAACCCGTGGTTTTACCCTTGATGTGGAAAAAATTGAAGCGTTGGAAGAACAACGTAAAACAGTGCAAATTAAAACTGAACAATTACAAGCTGATCGTAACGCGCGAGCCAAAACTATTGGACAAGCTAAACAACGTGGCGAGGACATCACGCCTTTATTAAATGAAGTAGATCAATTAGGCGCTGAGCTTGAAAGCAGTAAACGTGAATTAGAAACTATTCAAACTGAATTTGATGCAATTTTATTAAATATCCCTAATCTTCCTGATGAAAGTGTACCAGTAGGCACTGATGAAGAAGAAAATATTGAAGTTAGACGTTGGGGTACGCCAAAAACGTTTGATTTTGAGATTAAAGACCATGTGGATTTAGGTTCTAAATATGGCTGGTTAGACTTTGAAGCTGCCGTTAAACTCTCTGGAGCACGTTTTGCTGTCCTTAAAGGCCCAATTGCTCGGTTACATCGCGCTTTAGCTCAGTTTATGATTAACCTACATACTTCTGAACATGGTTACGAAGAAGCGTATACGCCTTATTTAGTACAGGCAACTGCGTTACAAGGCACAGGTCAATTACCTAAATTTGAAGAAGATTTATTTAAATTACCCCGTGAAGATGCAGCAGATTTATATTTAATTCCTACGGCAGAAGTTACCTTAACTAACTTAGTAGCTGGGGAAATTTTAGACGCTAAACAACTGCCTATAAAATTAGTAGCTCACTCTCCCTGTTTTCGTAGTGAAGCAGGCGCATCAGGTAAAGATACCCGAGGCATGATTCGCCAACATCAATTTGATAAAGTAGAAATGGTACGTATTGTTGAGCCTGCTACTTCTATGCAAGCATTAGAAGAATTAACAGCTAATGCTGAAAAGGTATTACAGTTATTAGAATTACCTTATCGTGTTATTACTTTATGCACAGGTGATATGGGGTTTGGTGCGGTAAAAACTTATGATATTGAAGTATGGGTGCCTAGCCAAGACAAATACCGTGAGATTTCCTCATGTTCTAACTGTGGTGATTTCCAAGCTCGTCGTATGTTAGCACGTTATCGCAATCCAGAAACTAATAAGCCAGAACTTGTGCATACCCTTAATGGTTCAGGGTTAGCGATAGGTCGTACTTTAGTGGCTGTATTAGAAAACTACCAGCAAGAAGATGGTTCTATTGTTGTTCCTGAAGTATTAAGACCTTATATGGGCGGTGTTGAGGTAATCAATTAA
- the cysG gene encoding siroheme synthase CysG, which yields MDFLPLFHNLQGRNVLLVGGGAVALRKARLLLASGAHLHVIAPTINSELITLIEQHKGSYALANYQITDIKNHVLVVAATDDMIINQQVSTDAQALNIPVNVVDNPRLSTVIFPAIVDRSPIIVAVSSSGSSPVLTRLLRAKLETLLPSSYAKLAKLAEKFREKVKQHFSHSEQRRIFWEKVLQSPIAEQVLAGREQQAEQQLQQLLENANDQAVQGEVYLIGAGPGDPDLLTFRALRLMQQADVVLYDRLVSPTIIDLCRRDADRIYVGKQRSNHSVPQENINQLLVNLAKQGKRVVRLKGGDPFIFGRGGEEIATLADHNIPFQVVPGITAASGCAAYAGIPLTHRDYAQSVRFVTGHLKDNTIDLPWQELVAKEQTVVFYMGLVGLSTICQQLINHGQSPDAPIALIEQGTTEAQRVFTGTLATLPQQIANQQVHAPTLIIVGDVVKLRDKLAWFK from the coding sequence ATGGATTTCTTACCTCTTTTCCATAATCTACAAGGACGTAATGTTTTATTAGTAGGTGGTGGCGCTGTAGCGTTACGTAAAGCTAGATTATTATTAGCCAGCGGCGCTCATTTGCATGTTATTGCTCCCACTATTAATAGTGAACTGATAACACTTATTGAACAGCATAAAGGTAGTTATGCATTAGCTAACTACCAAATTACAGATATTAAAAATCATGTATTAGTAGTAGCGGCTACTGATGATATGATTATTAATCAACAAGTTTCTACAGATGCTCAAGCACTTAATATCCCTGTTAATGTGGTTGATAATCCCAGATTAAGTACCGTTATTTTTCCTGCTATTGTAGATCGCTCGCCTATTATTGTGGCCGTATCCAGTAGTGGTAGCTCCCCAGTATTAACACGTCTATTACGGGCGAAATTAGAAACATTATTACCTAGTAGTTATGCCAAACTAGCCAAACTAGCTGAAAAATTTCGCGAAAAAGTTAAACAGCATTTTAGCCATTCTGAGCAACGGCGTATTTTTTGGGAAAAGGTATTACAAAGCCCTATAGCTGAACAAGTGCTAGCTGGCAGAGAGCAACAAGCTGAACAGCAACTGCAACAACTGTTAGAAAATGCTAATGATCAAGCCGTTCAAGGTGAAGTATACTTAATTGGCGCTGGTCCTGGTGATCCTGATTTACTTACCTTTCGTGCCTTGCGTTTAATGCAACAAGCTGATGTGGTTTTATATGATCGTTTAGTTTCGCCAACTATTATAGATTTATGTCGTCGTGATGCTGATCGTATTTATGTAGGTAAACAACGCAGTAACCATAGCGTACCCCAAGAAAATATTAATCAATTACTCGTCAACCTTGCCAAACAAGGTAAACGTGTTGTTCGCCTAAAAGGTGGTGATCCTTTTATTTTTGGTCGTGGTGGTGAAGAAATAGCAACCCTAGCCGACCATAATATTCCTTTTCAAGTAGTACCAGGTATTACTGCCGCTAGTGGCTGTGCTGCTTATGCAGGTATTCCCCTTACCCATCGTGATTATGCACAATCAGTGCGTTTTGTTACAGGCCACTTAAAAGATAATACCATTGATTTACCTTGGCAAGAATTGGTGGCGAAAGAACAAACAGTTGTATTTTATATGGGGTTAGTGGGTCTTTCTACCATTTGCCAACAACTGATTAACCACGGTCAATCACCTGATGCCCCTATTGCTTTAATAGAACAAGGTACTACTGAGGCTCAACGAGTATTTACTGGTACATTGGCTACCCTACCTCAGCAAATTGCTAACCAGCAAGTACATGCCCCTACCCTTATTATTGTGGGTGATGTGGTAAAACTCAGGGATAAGTTAGCTTGGTTTAAATAG